The following proteins come from a genomic window of Streptomyces sp. GS7:
- a CDS encoding TetR/AcrR family transcriptional regulator, translating to MNPSPVDPSAPRPPRRRVHTRARILSAAGELFLSAGYARTSIEDICTAAGYTRGAFYSNFATKEDLLLALFDEQAAERMTELEHLAAAAEQLGPEERARRLVEALLRVEAAETGWILLFLEFRLLAARTSELAERVAVHDRAVTAALAALLERVLPELVPPGASAEQAAEVILAAREGLLARTAAGGPTSEQLLNATTAVLAGLLG from the coding sequence GTGAATCCCTCCCCGGTCGACCCCTCCGCGCCCCGGCCCCCGCGGCGCCGCGTCCACACCAGAGCCCGCATCCTGTCGGCGGCGGGCGAGTTGTTCCTGTCCGCGGGATATGCGCGGACGAGCATCGAGGACATCTGCACCGCCGCCGGCTACACCCGCGGGGCCTTCTACTCGAACTTCGCCACCAAGGAGGACCTGCTGCTGGCGCTCTTCGACGAACAGGCGGCCGAGCGGATGACCGAGCTGGAGCACCTGGCGGCCGCGGCCGAGCAGTTGGGGCCCGAGGAGCGGGCGCGGCGGCTGGTCGAGGCCCTGCTGCGGGTCGAGGCCGCCGAAACCGGGTGGATTCTGCTCTTCCTGGAGTTCCGCCTGTTGGCCGCCCGTACATCCGAACTCGCCGAGCGGGTCGCCGTGCACGACCGCGCGGTGACGGCGGCGCTGGCGGCCCTGCTGGAGCGGGTCCTGCCGGAACTGGTACCGCCCGGGGCCTCCGCCGAGCAGGCCGCCGAGGTCATCCTGGCCGCCCGCGAGGGCCTGCTGGCCCGCACCGCCGCGGGCGGCCCGACCTCCGAGCAGTTGCTGAACGCGACCACGGCGGTGCTGGCCGGGCTGCTGGGCTGA
- a CDS encoding metal-dependent hydrolase family protein encodes MSRLLITDAHLLHPETGNRTDPAWIEVADGRIAATGTGRPPGTAQDVRVLNAAGATVLPGLIDAHVHLMVTSLDLSAIASWTPGYLTVRALAEAERMLRRGFTTVRDVGGADHGMARALAEGLALGPRLVHGGKALSQTGGHGDLRPLGDDSVPCCESRPHFARIADGVDAVRAAARDEFRKGAAHLKVLLSGGVASPHDEIAAVQYSEEEIRAAVEEAENHNRYVTAHAYHPRAIDRALRAGVRCVEHGNLIDDTTINLLLERDAFLVPTLVAYEQTAKLSRQSGLPESSYRKLTQVRDHGLAALEKAHRAGVNLVYGSDLLGPLHSAQLEEFTLRAEVQPAADVIRSATSTAARLLRMEGEIGTLAPGAHADLLVVDGDPLADLAVLTRPDRHLRHVVKAGAVL; translated from the coding sequence ATGAGCCGACTGCTGATCACCGACGCCCACCTGCTCCACCCCGAGACCGGTAACCGAACCGACCCGGCCTGGATCGAGGTCGCCGACGGCCGGATCGCCGCCACCGGCACCGGCCGCCCGCCCGGCACCGCACAGGACGTACGGGTGCTCAACGCGGCCGGCGCCACCGTGCTGCCCGGCCTGATCGACGCCCACGTCCACCTGATGGTCACCTCCCTCGACCTCTCCGCCATCGCCTCCTGGACCCCCGGATACCTGACCGTCCGGGCTCTCGCGGAAGCCGAACGGATGCTGCGCCGCGGCTTCACCACCGTCCGCGACGTCGGCGGCGCCGACCACGGCATGGCCCGGGCCCTGGCCGAAGGGCTGGCGCTCGGCCCGCGGCTCGTCCACGGCGGAAAGGCGCTCTCCCAGACCGGCGGCCACGGCGACCTGCGCCCGCTCGGTGACGACTCGGTGCCCTGCTGCGAGAGCCGCCCCCACTTCGCCCGGATCGCGGACGGCGTCGACGCCGTCCGCGCGGCGGCCCGGGACGAGTTCCGCAAGGGCGCCGCCCATCTGAAGGTGCTGCTCTCCGGCGGCGTGGCCTCACCGCACGACGAGATCGCCGCCGTCCAGTACAGCGAGGAGGAGATACGCGCCGCCGTGGAGGAGGCGGAGAACCACAACCGGTACGTCACCGCGCACGCCTACCACCCGCGCGCCATCGATCGGGCCCTGCGGGCCGGCGTGCGCTGCGTCGAACACGGCAACCTGATCGACGACACGACCATCAACCTGCTGCTGGAGCGGGACGCCTTCCTGGTGCCCACCCTGGTCGCCTACGAGCAGACGGCGAAGCTCAGCCGGCAGTCCGGCCTGCCGGAGTCGTCCTACCGCAAGCTCACCCAGGTCCGCGACCACGGGCTGGCCGCCCTGGAGAAGGCCCATCGTGCGGGCGTCAACCTGGTCTACGGCAGTGACCTGCTCGGGCCGCTGCACTCGGCCCAGTTGGAGGAGTTCACCCTGCGCGCCGAGGTCCAGCCCGCTGCGGATGTGATCCGTTCCGCCACGAGCACGGCGGCCCGCCTGCTGCGGATGGAGGGCGAGATCGGCACCCTCGCACCAGGCGCGCACGCCGACCTGCTCGTCGTGGACGGCGACCCGCTGGCGGACCTGGCCGTCCTCACCCGTCCCGACCGGCACCTGCG
- a CDS encoding MerR family transcriptional regulator has translation MSYSVGQVAGFAGVTVRTLHYYDRAGLLSPSERSTAGYRLYNDADLARLQQILFYRELGFPLEEIPGILADPRASALDRLSERHGQLKEQITKLQKLVEVAERAIEVERTGVRLTPEERFDIFGAVDWDLSYATDAQLKWGDSAGHRESMARAAKHTKEDWRRLMAELAAWRRELIAAFEDGQPTDGERAMDLAEQHRAHVERWFTPCPPDAHRRIADHYLADPRAFAMLVPPSEQLPGLAHFLHGAVHANAERTVEG, from the coding sequence ATGAGCTACTCCGTGGGACAGGTCGCCGGATTCGCCGGGGTAACCGTGCGCACGCTGCACTACTACGACCGGGCGGGGTTGCTGTCACCAAGCGAGCGCAGCACGGCCGGGTACCGGCTCTACAACGACGCCGACCTGGCCAGACTTCAGCAGATCCTCTTCTACCGGGAGCTCGGCTTCCCGCTCGAGGAGATCCCCGGCATCCTGGCGGATCCGCGGGCAAGTGCGCTCGACCGCCTCAGCGAGCGCCACGGGCAGCTCAAGGAGCAGATCACGAAGCTGCAGAAGCTGGTCGAGGTAGCCGAGCGGGCCATCGAGGTGGAGCGGACCGGGGTCCGGCTGACCCCCGAGGAGCGGTTCGACATCTTCGGCGCGGTCGATTGGGACCTCAGCTATGCGACCGACGCCCAGCTCAAGTGGGGTGACAGCGCGGGGCATCGGGAGTCGATGGCCCGGGCGGCCAAGCACACCAAGGAGGACTGGCGGCGGCTGATGGCCGAGTTGGCGGCCTGGCGGCGGGAGCTGATCGCCGCATTCGAGGACGGCCAACCGACCGACGGCGAGCGGGCGATGGACCTGGCCGAGCAGCACCGGGCCCATGTCGAGCGGTGGTTCACCCCGTGCCCGCCGGATGCGCACCGCAGGATCGCGGACCATTACCTGGCCGATCCCCGGGCCTTCGCGATGCTCGTCCCGCCGTCCGAGCAACTGCCCGGCCTGGCGCACTTCCTGCACGGCGCGGTCCACGCCAACGCCGAGCGCACGGTGGAGGGCTGA
- a CDS encoding glycosyltransferase has translation MRILITAAGSHGDVAPYTGLGVRLSGTGHEVALATHRSYASMVEQCGLEYRPLPGDPRADGAAAQGKGGLIRKAKAFVGELGRGITEVADPQVDVLLLSTTTAPLGWHVAEAVGAASVGVYLQPVEPTGEFAPVVGGARSLGRWGNRAAGRVALGVVDRIHRDAVRELRRRLGLPPLSGQAMRRRLEREQWPVLHGFSAAVVGRPVDWRPGLEVVGNWWPAGPEALPREVEEFLAAGTAPVFIGFGSMGSGQGERLSRIAVEALRSAGLRGVLQSGWAGLAADSDDVLTVGSIGHAALFPRMAAVVHHAGAGTAAAGLRAGVPSVPVPVTADQPFWAGRLAAIGVAVEPIPFGELTAERLAGAIRQAVAQPSYRKRAAASARRMAKEDGAGSVVKLVADLARRAGS, from the coding sequence ATGCGCATTCTGATCACCGCGGCGGGTTCCCACGGCGACGTGGCGCCGTACACCGGGCTCGGCGTACGGCTGTCAGGGACAGGGCACGAGGTCGCGCTGGCGACGCACAGGAGTTATGCCTCAATGGTGGAGCAGTGCGGACTGGAGTACCGGCCGCTCCCGGGGGATCCGCGGGCGGACGGGGCGGCGGCGCAAGGGAAGGGCGGGCTGATCCGCAAGGCGAAGGCGTTCGTCGGGGAGCTGGGGCGAGGGATCACCGAGGTGGCCGATCCGCAGGTGGATGTGTTGCTGCTCTCCACCACGACCGCGCCGCTGGGCTGGCATGTGGCGGAGGCCGTGGGGGCGGCGAGCGTCGGGGTGTATCTGCAACCGGTGGAGCCCACCGGGGAGTTCGCGCCGGTGGTCGGGGGCGCCCGCTCGCTCGGCCGGTGGGGGAACCGGGCGGCGGGGCGGGTCGCGCTCGGGGTGGTGGATCGGATCCACCGCGACGCCGTACGGGAGTTGCGGAGGCGGCTCGGTCTGCCACCGCTTTCCGGCCAAGCGATGCGCCGCAGGCTGGAACGGGAGCAGTGGCCCGTGCTCCACGGGTTCAGCGCCGCGGTGGTGGGGCGCCCAGTGGACTGGCGGCCAGGGCTGGAGGTGGTGGGCAACTGGTGGCCCGCCGGGCCGGAAGCTCTTCCCAGGGAGGTGGAGGAATTCCTGGCGGCCGGTACTGCGCCGGTGTTCATCGGCTTCGGGAGCATGGGCTCCGGACAGGGTGAGCGGCTGAGCCGGATCGCGGTGGAGGCGCTGCGGTCGGCGGGGCTGCGGGGCGTGCTCCAGAGCGGATGGGCCGGGTTGGCCGCCGACTCGGACGACGTGCTGACGGTGGGGTCGATCGGGCATGCCGCGCTGTTCCCGAGGATGGCGGCCGTCGTCCACCACGCGGGTGCCGGGACGGCGGCGGCGGGGCTCCGGGCCGGAGTGCCGTCCGTTCCTGTGCCTGTGACGGCGGATCAGCCGTTCTGGGCCGGGCGGCTGGCGGCGATCGGGGTGGCGGTCGAGCCGATCCCGTTCGGCGAGCTCACCGCGGAGCGGCTCGCCGGGGCGATCCGGCAGGCCGTCGCACAGCCGTCCTACCGCAAGCGGGCAGCGGCGTCCGCTCGGCGGATGGCGAAGGAGGACGGCGCGGGGAGCGTGGTGAAACTGGTGGCCGACCTGGCGCGGCGCGCGGGCTCCTGA